The Populus alba chromosome 6, ASM523922v2, whole genome shotgun sequence genome contains a region encoding:
- the LOC118050313 gene encoding cytochrome b-c1 complex subunit 7-2, mitochondrial, translating to MASFLQSFIDPRKNWLAKQHMKTLSSRLRRYGLRYDDLYDPYYEVDIKVALNRLPREIVDARHQRLKRAIDLSMKHEYLPEDLQAMQTPFRSYLQEMLAFVKRERAEREALGALPLYQRTLP from the exons ATGGCGTCGTTTTTGCAATCATTCATAGATCCAAGAAAGAACTGGTTGGCCAAACAACACATGAAAACTCTCTCCTCCCGCCTCCGCAGATACG GGCTCCGATACGATGATCTGTACGACCCTTATTACGAAGTGGATATCAAGGTGGCCCTTAATCGCCTCCCGAGAGAAATCGTTGACGCTCGTCATCAGCGTCTGAAGCGTGCCATAGACCTCTCAATGAAGCACGAGTATCTTCCTGAGGACcttcag GCAATGCAGACACCGTTCAGGAGCTACCTGCAAGAAATGCTGGCTTtt GTGAAGAGGGAGAGAGCAGAACGTGAGGCTTTGGGAGCTCTGCCACTTTACCAGCGCACCCTTCCTTGA